Genomic segment of Panicum virgatum strain AP13 chromosome 9N, P.virgatum_v5, whole genome shotgun sequence:
CGCTGCGTCGGATTGAGATCTGTCTAGTTTCAAACATTAGCCGGCGGGCCGTCCGCTGTCcataggcggacggtccgccgatcAAGATGCTCGGACGTCCGAAAATAGCACTGCGGACGGATGATTCAGCCATAGCtgacggacggtccgcaggttcAGAGGTCCCGAACTTCACTGCCTTCTATAGTGTAAAGACATTCGGACGTTCGAACCTTCTGCAGTGAGATTCGAACGTCCGAaccagcggacagtccgcccactAAGGCCAAACCGTTAGCCgtgctatttttttaattaagtAAATTTCTGGAATAAAATTGAcaatcatttgtaggggcgggtgaggaatgacctgcccctacaaatgacatttttaggggcgggtcaacCCCTCATcggcccctaaaaatatttttttaattctaaaattttgtttaaaTGAAAACATATAGGAAAACACATAAGTTGAGTTAAATTTTTGCCATAAGCCTGTTAGGAGTTATGATATGTAGAATTTAACAAAAATATCAAAActatatttcagtgtatataatGGTTAATAGTGTGAAATCATAATATATGACTCACTCACTCTACTCtctcatacaactcaagacTTATTTTGTGGTTTCCACACTCATAATCACTATTTGCAATGAAATATACTTTTAATATTTGTTTCTAGTTCTATAGATCACAATAGGCTTATGGTACAAATTTTACATTTTCTTGATgtgtttgctatttttttaattaaatggatttataaaataaattaaaaattatttggAGGGTCGGATGAGGGGGTGACCCACTCCTAAAAATgttatttttaggggcagacCACCCCTGACCGGCCTCTAAAAATAGTGtttaattttattttagaaACTTACTTAGTTCAAAAAATAGCACCGCGGATGTCCGGCCGtagctggcggacagtccgcgggttCGAAGGTCTGAACTTCACTACCTTCTACTCCTACAGTGTAAAGACCTCCAGACGTCCGAACCTTCTATAGTGAGGTTCGGACGTCCGAACCAGCGGACAGTATCCACCCACTAAGGCCGAACCGTCTACcttgctattttttttttgaattaagtaAATATTtggaagaaaataaaaaattatttgtagggaCAAGTGAGTGAGTGATCCgtccctaaaaatgcatttccaGGGTGGGTcgggtgctacagtaactctgCTCCATTTGTAGCAATAGGTCAAATTTTGACTCGCCCCAAACAAAAATCGGAGCGTTCCTACGAATCGTTTTTATAGTAGTGTGTGTTACTTTGCACGGGCAAACCGAAATCTATTACTCCAAGATAATGAATAAAGTTTCTCTGTAAGGAATTGGGTTGCGAACGTCATGAAGGCATGATGAGTTTGTCGGTTTACGTTTATTCTTATCTATGGATCATAACCTTTAATTTTCTGGTCGACAAAACATCCCGCTACTGAGACTTGAAGAATTTAATCTGGGTGCTAATTTATGCCACAGGTTCAACTTTATGCTTTGCCAAATGTCACCAACAAGTATGTTGTTGCTCGCTAACATTTACCGGAAAATTTACTATTTTGTACCAGAAATGAGTCAGCAAAAACCACATGCATGTCGATAGAGTAGAAATCTATATATGGGATTAAAATACTTGGCATGAAGGACAGTGCATGTGGTGTTCATGTGGAGGTGGAGGAAACAATAAGAATCAATGGAAGCTAGAAACCTGCCCTAGCTTCTTATGGGGGTGGGGACAATGACAATGAGAACACTCCTGGTGGGGAATAATTGGGGTGGTTGCTCATGGTCTCAGGACAAATTCATAATGAGCAGAGAATAAACCAGGCATTGTTAATCATTCAGCAGGGTCTTTCAGGAACAAAGGAGCCTCAACCTTTGCAGCATTTCCCTCTTCCTTTTTGACCTCTGCTTCTATTTGCTTGAAATGTTTGCAGCCCCAGCTATTCATCAGTCAACTTACTACCAACACTGCATAGCATCATCATATATTCATATTTGCAAGAGATGCAATGTGCATTATAGGTAGTTTTTCAGTTCTCTTCTTGTAACTTATCAAGCTCTTATATTAAACTTTGGTTTTGAAGATACTTGTTCTTGTTTAACATAGCAACTGACAGCCAAAATCTAGCAAACAGACGAAAGATAGAAATATAATAAGAACAGATATACGGACATATAGATCGGGTTATCATTTTCTTCATTGTGCAATCATGACCCAACGCCCAAACCATAAAGTTAAAAAGTATTATACCTAGCAGTATAAAGTATAATAGAGATTATCATTGGACAACCAATCAGTGCCCTAATCCATCCAATCAGTCCAGTTAATCTgaccaaccctagccgccgtgcaGCTAAGAATACAAAACTGCCCAAACTGACGTGGAAGAATGCATGCGCATCAAAGGCAACAGCTCGCTAGAAATGAGAAATCCAAGCAGGCAGCAACAACTTTTGAGGCGGCCAATAATAAAGAGGCCcagcatccatccatccattcatacacATCTGCCAAGCAGCAAACTTTAAAGCTTGTCAATAGCCATGTCTAGCAATGAACTGCAACTGCCCCCAACATTCATGTGCCGCGGCACTTGGCACGGATGGTAGGGCCCAGTGTCAACTTAATCTGGGGATCAATGCTAATGCATGAAGCACTAGCAAACAATCTTGGGGCTGGTCCCTCTCTTATCGTGAACTGTTAACAAGGTTATCAGGCTACTAGAAGCTGGGGGAAGTTGGGACATCACGCCATAATCTAGGGTTTATGCCTGGCTAAAAGCGTCGGAATTCGTGCCACGGTTAGTGCGGGGTAGGATATTTATGCTTGGCTAAATAATTCAACTAATCTTGCTTGGTCATGAGCTAGACAACATTTAGGCCTTGTTCGGTTACATGATATTTATGCGGGGAACAGAATTTTATATAGAGTGACCATGTTCAGTGTTGCTCACAGGTCATTATCATGGGTGTTCCGTTGAGATACTGCCAGACCTACTAAGCTCAGGATGTAAAATACTTTTTTGCTTGTGATGAGTTGGACAGTGGCAGGAATTGGTCTACCTAGCTGGAGTTGCCTTCAGACAAATAAAAAGGATTTGAGGCAGCCGGAAGGAGAAAAGTGCAGGAAAATTAAAAGAAACGTTTGTCTGGTGGGTCCTCGACGATAAACAAACTTCAGTATAATAAGATTCTTGCTGAAGCTTTGCGAGGCATGGCGAGGGCAATAACAGTAGAAGGTACAGACACCATGATGAGCACGCCCCGCTCAGTGCTAAACCCACTTGGATTTCCACAAGCTAGCTCCTCCCCGAGCTCTTCAAATTTCGAATTCAAAAACAAGCTATGCCctgtttctttttctcccttgtttgtttttttaataaaaagaaGTCTCCTTTAGCTAGACTGATGCAGCAGCAACGATACCCGAGAGCTTGTCTGAAACGCAGGAAATTTCAGAGGAAACTGTTCAATTCTCGTGTCCTTTGGGACAAGACAAGATGAAATTGTTTCACAAGCACACAGCATATGAGACGCCGGCTCCAATCAGTGGGTGCAGTTGGAGGCCAAGACAAGTTAGGTTAGGTGAGGTGCGACTtggtagtgtgtgtgtgtgtgtacctCCATAGACCTCTGGTTAGAGAGTCAACTAACGCTCCATGACCATGAGCCTAATTCCAAGCCACAATCGACGACACAATCCTATATAGAATCGCATGTAGTCACACTGTCACAGGCAATGTGAGCCCAGCCGCTCCTGTATATAAAGCAGTCTCCGGTTGCTgtgccagagagagagagagagagagagagacagagagagagagagactccCTGCCCTCCGGCGGCTGCACTACTTCATCTGCATTGGTCTGAATCATGGAGATCGAGTCGGCCAAGTGCGAGTGCTGCGGCCTCCGGGAGGACTGCACCCGGGAGTACATCGCCGCCGTGAAGGCGGACTTCGGGGGGCGGTGGCTCTGCGGGCTGTGCTCGGAGGCGGTGCGGGACGAGGTGGCCGCCAAGAAGCGGGGTGACCTGGAGAGCGCCGTCAGGGACCACATGTCCTTCTGCGCCAAGTTCGGCAAGAAGGGCCCGGCCTTCCGCGTCGCCGACGGCATGCGCCAGATGCTGCGCAGGCGCTCCAGCGACATCtcggccacctcctccgccgcctcatgATTGCTCTACCCCTACCCCCTGATCGAGgggcggaggaagaagaagggttgCATGCCCTGGCGGctgtgaagaagaagaggaaagcaGCCACTGATCAAGCTAGCGGTGATCCTTGACAATGGCAGGTTCTAGGATCGGTTGGTAGTTTAATGAATCTTGTCACTGTACTAGCTAGTTGCAAGTCAGTGTCATTGGCTTGGTTGTCCTCTATCTCCATTAGAGGGGTGCCAAGCTAAGCCTTCTTAGGCCTAGAAGAAGGCGGCGCTAGCTTCTTGAACGTTCTGAGTTTTGGTACAAGGAGAGGTTGTACAACTCGAACCGCAATCACAATGTACCATTAATCGCTTCATATCTCGAattgaatttatttttttctgcaTCTTTCTTTACATTCTCTGTATCCTGATCATCGATCATCATTCATCGTGGAGCGTTTCTTTTCTGAACAAAGGATGTTCGATCTGGGGCTTAAATTGGTAGATTGTAGAGATTATGCTTATGGTTATAAGCTGCCTTAGTTCATCTGGCTAGTGTCCTTGGAAAGAGCTAGCGAATCAGGGTTCAAATCCTAGTTTCTCACATTTGTTCAGGTGGGGTATTTAATACCTCCCCATAGCCCACATCATTTTTTTGATTATGCTTATGGCAGTGTGCTTCATTTCTGAATTTCGATACACATGCACACAAGAATGAGATGAACACATATATATAATCCTGAAGGTAAGTAAACACAAAC
This window contains:
- the LOC120693549 gene encoding uncharacterized protein LOC120693549, with the protein product MEIESAKCECCGLREDCTREYIAAVKADFGGRWLCGLCSEAVRDEVAAKKRGDLESAVRDHMSFCAKFGKKGPAFRVADGMRQMLRRRSSDISATSSAAS